A single Anopheles arabiensis isolate DONGOLA chromosome X, AaraD3, whole genome shotgun sequence DNA region contains:
- the LOC120905650 gene encoding leupaxin, which yields MAAVCFGCKEEIKDKMLEALDKSWHPEHFACKECKKRIAENKFHESEGLPVCSKCFESKVQAICAACRKLVTEKVVKAMGKTWHLEHFICGGPCKQQLSGKTFFERNGKPYCTADYERLYAPKCGGCKKPIAEKALSALESKWHKECFKCKLCKEPIGADAKFRADKEKQPICEKCGV from the exons atg GCCGCTGTCTGTTTCGGTTGCAAGGAGGAGATCAAGGACAAGATGCTGGAAGCGCTGGACAAGAGCTGGCACCCGGAGCACTTCGCCTGCAAGGAGTGCAAGAAGCGCATCGCGGAAAACAAGTTCCACGAAAGCGAGGGCCTCCCGGTGTGCTCCAAGTGCTTCGAGTCGAAGGTGCAGGCGATCTGTGCCGCCTGCCGCAAGCTGGTGACCGAG AAGGTGGTAAAGGCAATGGGCAAGACATGGCATCTGGAGCACTTCATCTGCGGCGGACCCTGCAAGCAGCAGCTGTCCGGCAAAACGTTCTTCGAGCGCAACGGCAAGCCATACTGCACCGCCGACTACGAGCGGCTGTACGCACCGAAGTGTGGCGGCTGCAAGAAACCGATCGCCGAGAAGGCCCTGTCCGCGCTGGAGAGCAAATGGCACAAGGAGTGCTTCAAGTGCAAG CTCTGCAAGGAACCGATCGGAGCGGATGCCAAATTCCGGGCCGACAAGGAGAAGCAACCGATCTGCGAAAAGTGTGGCGTGTGA
- the LOC120905646 gene encoding acyl-CoA-binding domain-containing protein 6 encodes MADMSDELEETTASPLEESFARATKYIERSTDQFKQEQLLQFYGLYKQATVGPCNTPKPAIYSMAARAKWYAWDKVRQLDPADARQEYVRLLDELAPSWCERHGSPGAPEPAWVSVSRPKRLSECSLPDDGTARSLVDRIKADDLDGVRAMLGDSGEPAALVNGLDDEGMAAIHWAADRGNVDILTRLLAVDGIDINLRGADGQTALHYASSCGNVECLQLLLQHGADRTIRDEEGETCSDVAYNQAIKACLA; translated from the coding sequence ATGGCGGATATGAGTGACGAGCTGGAGGAGACGACCGCCAGCCCGCTGGAGGAGAGCTTTGCCCGGGCGACCAAATACATCGAGCGCAGTACGGACCAGTTCAAGCAGGAGCAGCTGCTACAGTTCTACGGTCTGTACAAGCAGGCGACGGTTGGGCCGTGCAACACGCCGAAGCCGGCGATCTACAGCATGGCGGCACGGGCCAAGTGGTACGCTTGGGACAAGGTGCGGCAGCTCGATCCGGCCGACGCCAGGCAGGAGTACGTGCggctgctggacgagctggCGCCGAGCTGGTGCGAACGCCACGGCTCGCCCGGCGCACCGGAACCGGCCTGGGTGTCGGTGTCGCGGCCGAAGCGACTGTCGGAGTGCAGCCTGCCGGATGACGGGACGGCCCGGTCGCTGGTCGACAGGATCAAGGCGGACGACCTGGACGGTGTGCGGGCCATGCTCGGGGACAGCGGCGAGCCGGCGGCGCTGGTGAACGGGCTGGACGACGAAGGCATGGCCGCCATACACTGGGCGGCGGACCGGGGGAACGTAGACATTCTGACCCGCCTGCTGGCCGTCGACGGGATCGACATCAATCTGCGCGGGGCGGACGGCCAGACCGCGCTGCATTACGCGTCCAGCTGTGGCAATGTGGAGtgcctgcagctgctgctgcagcacggcGCGGACCGCACGATTAGGGATGAGGAGGGCGAAACGTGTAGCGACGTTGCTTACAATCAGGCAATAAAGGCTTGCCTCGCGTGA
- the LOC120905651 gene encoding SRA stem-loop-interacting RNA-binding protein, mitochondrial-like: MSGAGSAARSLKIFVGNVAWTVGHRELRNYFSQFGKVSWAQVVFDRKTGLSKGYGFVSFQKRASIENLERNQKHVLDNTPIFFQQTD; the protein is encoded by the coding sequence ATGTCTGGGGCCGGTAGTGCTGCCCGCTCGCTGAAAATCTTCGTCGGCAACGTCGCCTGGACCGTGGGGCACCGGGAGTTGCGCAACTACTTCAGCCAGTTCGGCAAGGTTTCCTGGGCCCAGGTAGTGTTCGACCGGAAGACGGGCCTGTCCAAGGGGTACGGGTTCGTGTCGTTCCAGAAGCGGGCGTCGATCGAGAACCTGGAGCGCAACCAGAAGCACGTGCTCGACAACACGCCCATCTTCTTCCAGCAAACGGACTAG
- the LOC120905648 gene encoding mitotic spindle assembly checkpoint protein MAD2A, with the protein MATSQDHCITLQGSAAIIHEYLKYSSHSIIFQRGIYPASDFLPMDYNGVPMMVSRDPRIKEYIDLIMEQVHDLIMKRMVTKVTMCIVTVESKEVVERWDFNIQPTYDGEQGEEPAVPKALKKIQSEIRDVMRQIVATISFLPCLDQRCTFDIMLHTVGEVFEANPTMIKQFREEDMASIEIEGAQTIGLKQFSTGLQTVDTKVVYRVTDP; encoded by the exons ATGGCTACATCGCAGGATCACTGCATTACGCTGCAAGGTTCCGCGGCCATCATCCACGAGTATCTGA AGTATAGCTCGCACTCGATCATCTTTCAGCGGGGCATCTATCCGGCCAGCGACTTCCTGCCGATGGATTACAACGGTGTGCCGATGATGGTTTCGCGCGACCCGCGCATCAAAGAGTACATCGACTTGATCATGGAGCAGGTCCACG ATTTGATCATGAAGCGGATGGTTACCAAGGTGACGATGTGCATCGTGACGGTAGAGAGCAAGGAGGTGGTGGAGCGCTGGGACTTTAACATCCAGCCGACGTACGACGGAGAGCAGGGCGAGGAGCCGGCCGTACCGAAGGCGCTGAAGAAGATCCAGTCGGAGATACGGGACGTGATGCGGCAGATCGTGGCCACGATCAGCTTTCTGCCCTGTCTCGACCAGCGCTGCACCTTTGACATCATGCTGCACACGGTCGGCGAGGTGTTCGAGGCCAACCCGACCATGATCAAGCAGTTCCGCGAGGAAGATATGGCCAGCATCGAGATCGAGGGTGCGCAAACGATCGGGCTGAAGCAGTTCAGCACCGGGCTGCAGACGGTCGACACGAAGGTGGTGTACCGGGTGACCGATCCCTAG
- the LOC120905639 gene encoding PHD finger protein 14, translating into MRNNIKRRRASSGGGGLTTQTLLDFDLGESSSDSDFRIEDHDESDDCSLGSKDDGDDDGDDDDDDEDEDDDDDDDSGDDSGDDSEDNGEAGAGSNPLLQLLHGAQNGGGNEEEEDESTTEGGGGGQAKGRPPAPAAKQTSERDAALQKLLMKSICCACLGDRSDDQNEIVECDGCGVTVHEGCYGVSECTSVTSTISSCSTEPWFCDACKAGVENPDCELCPNKGGIFKETDVGRWVHLVCALYVPGVAFGEVDQLSSVTLFEMPYNKWGAKTCCLCEDAQLARTGVCIGCDAGMCKTYFHVTCAQYYGLLSEAHSEEADQADPFYAHCKIHSDKSLIKHRKRNYNTIRMRAVQRQVEEEGRRQQKPTAEQVRIERKLTKHRRRYVANKETKNPPWVPTQKIPRLLITSATACKKLLYKAELMGLDRAAIEFQEAQVASLADVRKKWHIPPAFSVEFIGYYLDRALRLEDMKKNLQEQMALNQRLLGKQQHLRNRYDQAVAQSQAAQKANDAVRASIARLYEHIGALCPSKALVPVEQIGKPPAPVPAAMTAPPPPPLPPPPPIAQPAQPPAPPPEAASAPPPPYVKPHQSVVINTGPLGATPPARTMSVPTAAALKMGVGFPLQNLMVPGKRDDTGRILSTQCKQNSEELLNECGICKRCHDQHLLAKCDTCHLHYHLGCLNPPLTRHPKKSKLYGWQCSECDQSDDSNPESIIIPKAPRKSRTRYSKDGTIVPYDYAFPPDTQPQAVEAVGRRASRAGPAAVEVKDEPVAESTNEAVDPSPVKTPGKRGRKKKSLEGVAVGETTTTAAITAATNLATAAQSKEVKQQKKKSDPKLPDGKGAADEELGEEEEEEEARQSDEHSGKHSLLNTTPSELDTSDEQRASEGGSSKMAKVESTTHHHHHHHHHQHHHPGPPPAPTAGSSEATAAHTNAQPPAPEGSSEALAADGGGGGGGREPPGAMGGLPASVEDGAATSTHHKHSKRRKEKHRNRSPNADRPISKDHKRKRKRKNHDYETVDQTELAEYPLPEYGDSRPRIKIKIKSVLDGSNTHTTQIYYVRTEPQEEEPTEPQLTSGAADSSSQAGPLMSHPLLPQLQPAAQFNGSMEQTTITQGRARVKRDVGSRHNASSTTSIGSSVGSSGSDECICDVCQGVGTSANIVQCDECQKSYHFGCLEPPLKKTPKRRGYSWHCADCDPTDVEN; encoded by the exons ATGAGAAACAATATCAAGCGCCGGAGGGcgagcagcggcggcggcggcctcACCACTCAAACACTGCTTGACTTTGATTTGGGCGAATCGTCGTCGGATTCGGACTTCCGGATTGAGGACCATGACGAGAGCGACGACTGTTCGCTCGGCTCCAAGGACGATGGCGACGACGATggggacgatgacgacgacgatgaggatgaggacgacgacgacgacgacgacagcggCGACGACAGCGGCGACGACAGTGAGGATAATGGGGAGGCCGGCGCCGGCAGCAACCCActgttgcagctgctgcatgGCGCCCAGAACGGTGGCGGcaacgaggaggaggaggacgagagCACGACTgagggcggcggcggcgggcaGGCGAAGGGGCGACCCCCGGCCCCGGCAGCGAAGCAGACGAGCGAGCGGGACGCCGCGCTGCAGAAGCTGCTGATGAAGTCGATCTGCTGCGCGTGCCTGGGCGACCGGAGCGACGACCAGAACGAGATCGTCGAGTGCGACGGGTGCGGCGTGACGGTGCACGAGGGCTGCTACGGGGTGAGCGAGTGCACGAGCGTGACCAGCACGATCTCCTCCTGCTCGACCGAGCCGTGGTTCTGCGACGCGTGCAAGGCGGGCGTGGAAAACCCGGACTGCGAGCTGTGCCCGAACAAGGGCGGCATCTTCAAGGAGACGGACGTCGGCCGGTGGGTGCACCTGGTGTGCGCGCTGTACGTGCCGGGCGTCGCGTTCGGCGAGGTCGACCAGCTGTCGTCGGTGACGCTGTTCGAGATGCCGTACAACAAGTGGGGCGCGAAGACGTGCTGCCTGTGCGAGGACGCGCAGCTCGCCCGGACCGGCGTCTGCATCGGGTGCGACGCGGGCATGTGTAAGACGTACTTCCACGTGACCTGCGCCCAGTACTACGGGCTGCTGTCCGAAGCGCACTCGGAGGAGGCGGACCAGGCCGACCCGTTCTACGCGCACTGCAAGATCCACTCGGACAAGTCGCTGATCAAGCACCGGAAGCGCAACTACAACACGATCCGGATGCGGGCGGTCCAGCggcaggtggaggaggagggccGCCGGCAGCAGAAACCGACCGCCGAGCAGGTGCGAATCGAGCGCAAGCTGACCAAGCACCGGCGCCGGTACGTCGCGAACAAGGAGACGAAGAACCCTCCCTGGGTGCCGACGCAGAAGATACCCCGGCTGCTCATCACCAGTGCGACCGCGTGCAAGAAGCTGCTCTACAAGGCGGAGCTGATGGGGCTGGACCGGGCGGCGATCGAGTTTCAGGAGGCGCAGGTGGCCTCGCTGGCGGACGTGCGCAAGAAGTGGCACATACCGCCCGCGTTCAGCGTCGAGTTCATCGGCTACTACCTGGACCGGGCGCTCCGGCTCGAGGACATGAAGAAGAACCTGCAGGAGCAGATGGCGCTAAACCAGCGGCTGCtcgggaagcagcagcacctgcGCAACCGGTACGACCAGGCGGTGGCCCAGAGCCAGGCCGCGCAGAAGGCGAACGATGCGGTACGGGCCAGCATCGCCCGGCTGTACGAGCACATTGGCGCCCTCTGCCCGAGCAAAGCGCTCGTGCCGGTGGAGCAGATCGGCAAACCGCCGGCGCCGGTGCCAGCAGCGAtgacagcaccaccaccaccaccattaccaccaccaccaccaatagCGCAACCAGCACAACCACCAGCGCCTCCTCCTGAAGCAGCATcggcaccaccgccgccgtacGTGAAGCCGCACCAAAGCGTGGTAATTAATACGGGGCCGCTCGGGGCGACGCCGCCCGCCCGCACCATGTCCGTGCCGACGGCGGCCGCCCTCAAGATGGGGGTCGGTTTCCCGCTCCAGAATCTCATGGTGCCGGGCAAGCGGGACGACACCGGGCGCATACTCAGCACGCAGTGCAAACAGAACAGCGAGGAGCTGCTGAACGAGTGCGGCATCTGCAAGCGGTGCCACGATCAGCACCTGCTCGCCAAGTGCGACACCTGCCACCTGCACTACCATCTCGGCTGTCTCAATCCGCCCCTGACGCGCCATCCGAAAAAGTCCAAGCTGTACGGCTGGCAGTGCTCGGAGTGCGACCagtcggacgactccaacccGGAAAGCATCATCATACCGAAGGCGCCGCGCAAGTCGCGCACCCGCTACTCGAAGGACGGCACGATCGTGCCGTACGACTACGCCTTCCCGCCCGACACCCAGCCGCAGGCGGTCGAGGCGGTGGGACGCCGGGCGAGCCGGGCCGGGCCGGCGGCCGTCGAGGTGAAGGATGAGCCGGTGGCGGAAAGTACAAACGAGGCGGTCGATCCGTCGCCGGTCAAGACGCCCGGCAAGCGGGGCCGGAAGAAAAAGTCACTCGAGGGAGTTGCGGTTGgcgagacgacgacgacggcggcgatTACTGCGGCGACGAACCTGGCCACCGCTGCACAGTCCAAAGAGGtgaagcagcagaagaagaagagcgaTCCCAAGCTTCCGGATGGAAAGGGCGCAGCGGACGAGGAGCtaggggaggaagaggaggaggaagaggcgCGACAAAGTGACGAGCACAGCGGTAAGCACTCGCTGCTCAACACGACCCCCTCCGAGCTGGACACGTCGGACGAGCAGCGAGCGTCGGAAGGCGGAAGCAGCAAGATGGCGAAGGTAGAGTCAACcacgcaccatcaccaccaccaccatcaccaccagcaccaccatccgGGGCCACCGCCTGCACCGACGGCCGGCTCGTCCGAGGCAACGGCGGCGCACACAAACGCCCAACCGCCCGCCCCGGAAGGTTCCTCGGAAGCACTAGCAGCagacggcggtggcggtggtggtggtagagaGCCACCGGGAGCGATGGGAGGACTGCCGGCGTCGGTGGAGGACGGTGCCGCCACCAGCACGCACCACAAGCACAGCAAGCGGCGAAAGGAAAAGCACCGGAACCGGTCGCCGAACGCGGACCGCCCCATCTCGAAGGACCACAAGCGGAAGCGGAAGCGAAAGAACCACGACTACGAAACGGTCGACCAGACCGAGCTCGCCGAATATCCGCTGCCGGAGTACGGTGACAGTCGGCCGAGGATTAAAATTAAG ATCAAATCCGTGCTGGACGGTTCCAACACGCACACGACGCAGATATACTACGTGCGAACGGAACCGCAGGAGGAAGAACCGACCGAGCCGCAGCTTACGTCCGGTGCCGCCGACAGCTCATCGCAAGCG GGTCCGTTGATGAGCCATCCACTGCTGCCGCAGTTGCAACCGGCGGCTCAATTTAACGGCAGCATGGAGCAAACCACCATCACGCAGGGCCGGGCCCGGGTGAAGCGGGACGTCGGCAGCCGGCACAACGCTTCCAGCACCACCTCGATCGGTTCGTCCgttggcagcagcggcagcgacgAATGCATCTGCGACGTCTGCCAGGGTGTGGGCACGTCCGCCAACATTGTGCA GTGTGATGAGTGTCAGAAAAGCTATCACTTCGGCTGCCTGGAACCACCGCTGAAGAAGACGCCCAAACGGCGCGGCTACTCCTGGCACTGTGCCGATTGCGACCCAACG GATGTGGAAAACTGA